A stretch of Pseudomonas sp. LS.1a DNA encodes these proteins:
- a CDS encoding ribonuclease E inhibitor RraB, with product MSSQNDDISSNVLRQMKAGGFDFTQIHPIEFYAIFPDEAGARRAAGQFRGESLNAQVKELGDGAWHLELSKVMYATHGGIGDFEETFEQLVTPYGGEVEGWGVKQERPIA from the coding sequence ATGAGCAGCCAGAACGACGATATCAGCAGCAACGTCCTGCGCCAGATGAAAGCAGGCGGTTTCGACTTCACCCAGATCCACCCCATCGAGTTCTACGCCATATTCCCCGACGAAGCAGGGGCCCGCCGCGCGGCCGGGCAGTTTCGCGGTGAATCGCTGAATGCCCAGGTGAAGGAACTGGGCGACGGTGCCTGGCATCTGGAGCTGAGCAAGGTCATGTATGCCACCCATGGCGGGATTGGTGACTTCGAAGAGACCTTCGAGCAGCTGGTGACACCTTATGGTGGTGAGGTGGAAGGGTGGGGGGTCAAGCAGGAGCGGCCCATAGCCTGA
- a CDS encoding c-type cytochrome → MRHCLALLVLLLSLPLSAAQLHLELGATTRQWSSAELLDHPQARDISIDQDVSYKRPMHYRAVPLAVLLEGVSASDHLQAVALDGFAAEMPAAPLLQHGPAQAWLAVEDPGRPWPALGQGKPSAGPFYLVWTAPQASGIRPEQWPFQISTIRKLASVEARFPALLPDPKLPADSAVRRGFALFQQNCLACHRLNGAGDAQVGPDLNVPHNPTEYFQPEYLRQLIRDPQSLRQWPQAKMPGFAESVLSEPELDELLAYLRHMAGRRP, encoded by the coding sequence ATGCGCCACTGCCTTGCACTGTTAGTGTTGCTCCTGAGCCTGCCGCTGTCGGCGGCGCAACTGCACCTTGAACTGGGCGCCACGACGCGCCAGTGGAGCAGTGCCGAACTGCTCGACCACCCGCAGGCCCGGGACATCAGCATCGACCAGGACGTTTCCTACAAGCGGCCCATGCACTATCGGGCGGTGCCGTTGGCCGTGCTGCTGGAAGGCGTGAGCGCCAGCGACCACCTGCAGGCGGTGGCGCTGGACGGTTTTGCCGCCGAAATGCCCGCCGCGCCACTGTTGCAGCACGGGCCGGCACAGGCCTGGCTGGCGGTGGAGGACCCGGGCAGACCATGGCCGGCACTGGGCCAGGGCAAACCGAGTGCAGGGCCGTTCTACCTGGTGTGGACTGCGCCGCAGGCCAGCGGCATCCGCCCGGAGCAGTGGCCGTTCCAGATTTCCACGATTCGCAAGCTGGCTTCAGTCGAAGCGCGTTTTCCGGCACTGCTACCCGACCCGAAACTGCCGGCCGACAGCGCGGTGCGCCGGGGTTTTGCCCTGTTCCAGCAGAACTGCCTGGCGTGCCACCGGTTGAACGGCGCGGGGGATGCGCAGGTGGGACCGGACTTGAATGTGCCGCATAACCCGACCGAGTACTTCCAGCCTGAATATCTACGCCAGCTGATTCGTGACCCGCAGAGCCTGCGGCAGTGGCCGCAGGCGAAGATGCCAGGGTTTGCAGAGAGTGTTTTGAGTGAACCGGAGCTGGATGAATTGCTGGCTTATCTGAGACATATGGCTGGGCGTAGGCCTTGA
- a CDS encoding amidotransferase: MSLRICILETDVLRPELTAQYQGYGRMFEQLFSRQPIAAEFRVYNVMNGDYPADDEVFDAYLVTGSKADSFGTDPWIQTLKAYLLKLYERGEKLLGVCFGHQLLALTLGGKAERAEQGWGVGIHRYSLAAHAPWMDPEVSELTLLISHQDQVTELPEGATVIASSDFCPNAAYHIRDQVLCFQGHPEFVHDYSRALLDARQEHLGDEVYHKAVASLATEHQGDLVGEWMLRFIQQPVSKHDAA; encoded by the coding sequence ATGTCGTTACGCATCTGCATCCTTGAAACCGATGTCCTGCGACCGGAGTTGACGGCGCAGTACCAGGGCTACGGCAGGATGTTCGAGCAGCTCTTCTCGCGTCAGCCGATCGCCGCCGAATTTCGTGTGTACAACGTGATGAACGGCGATTACCCCGCCGACGACGAAGTGTTCGATGCCTACCTGGTGACGGGCAGCAAGGCCGATTCGTTCGGTACCGACCCATGGATCCAGACCCTCAAGGCCTATCTGCTGAAGCTATACGAGCGTGGCGAGAAGCTGCTGGGGGTATGTTTCGGTCATCAGTTGCTGGCGTTGACCCTCGGTGGCAAGGCCGAACGTGCCGAGCAGGGTTGGGGCGTGGGTATCCACCGCTATTCGCTGGCGGCCCATGCGCCGTGGATGGACCCGGAGGTTTCGGAGCTGACCTTGCTGATCAGTCACCAGGACCAGGTGACCGAGCTGCCGGAAGGCGCCACGGTGATTGCCTCCAGCGATTTCTGCCCGAACGCGGCGTACCACATTCGTGACCAGGTGCTGTGCTTCCAGGGGCACCCGGAGTTCGTGCATGACTACTCCCGCGCGTTGCTCGATGCGCGCCAGGAGCATCTGGGTGATGAGGTGTACCACAAGGCCGTGGCCAGCCTGGCCACCGAGCACCAGGGCGACCTGGTGGGGGAGTGGATGTTGCGGTTTATCCAGCAGCCGGTGAGCAAGCACGACGCGGCGTGA
- a CDS encoding magnesium and cobalt transport protein CorA: MGRVVASAVYSAGRKVTNISIDEGSEWARKPGHFVWIGLEEPNAEELANLQCQFNLHELAIEDALEKHSRPKLETFGDALFIVTYSPVRHEGKLEFIETHIFAGNGYIITCRNGHSKSYALVRQRCEARPLLLEHGEDFVLYALLDFVTENYQPVSEAIHGEIEELEQSVLGGSLQEDDIRRLHSLRRDILRLRRYVAPMVEVSEELQRLSFPFIDKNMRPYFRDVQIHVTRQMEDLAGIRDIASQTIEIGMLLESSRQSIVQRKFAAWAAILAFPTAIAGIYGMNFQNMPELGWHYGYFGVLGLIAMGCSGLYASFKKSGWL, from the coding sequence ATGGGTCGAGTCGTGGCATCGGCGGTTTACAGCGCCGGCAGAAAGGTCACCAACATCAGCATCGATGAAGGCAGCGAATGGGCGCGCAAGCCGGGGCACTTCGTGTGGATCGGCCTGGAAGAGCCCAACGCCGAGGAACTGGCCAACCTGCAGTGCCAGTTCAACCTGCATGAACTGGCCATCGAAGATGCCCTGGAGAAGCACAGCCGGCCCAAGCTGGAAACCTTCGGCGACGCCCTGTTCATCGTCACCTACTCGCCGGTGCGCCACGAAGGCAAGCTGGAGTTCATCGAAACCCACATCTTCGCCGGCAACGGCTACATCATCACCTGCCGCAACGGCCACTCCAAGTCCTACGCCCTGGTGCGCCAGCGCTGCGAGGCGCGGCCGTTGCTGCTGGAGCACGGCGAAGACTTCGTGTTGTACGCCCTGCTCGACTTTGTCACCGAGAACTACCAGCCGGTCAGCGAGGCCATTCATGGCGAGATCGAAGAGCTGGAGCAAAGCGTGCTTGGCGGCTCGCTGCAGGAAGACGATATCCGCCGCCTGCACAGCTTGCGCCGCGACATCCTGCGCCTGCGGCGCTACGTGGCGCCGATGGTCGAGGTGAGCGAGGAACTGCAGCGCCTGAGCTTCCCGTTCATCGACAAGAACATGCGCCCGTACTTCCGTGATGTGCAGATCCACGTGACGCGGCAGATGGAAGACCTGGCCGGCATCCGTGACATCGCCAGCCAGACCATCGAGATCGGCATGCTGCTGGAGTCGTCACGGCAGAGCATCGTGCAGCGCAAGTTCGCGGCCTGGGCAGCGATCCTGGCGTTCCCCACGGCAATTGCCGGGATTTACGGGATGAACTTCCAGAACATGCCGGAGCTGGGGTGGCACTATGGGTATTTCGGGGTGCTGGGGTTGATTGCGATGGGGTGTTCGGGGTTGTATGCCAGCTTCAAGAAGTCTGGCTGGCTTTGA
- a CDS encoding lysophospholipid acyltransferase family protein: MLYSLRMFLLALHFLVVGALGLVIGLCRPFNPDNSRVFARLYSLPATWLMRIRVKAEVGPLWDQPPGCVIVANHQSNFDLFVLGQVVPQRTVAIGKKSLGWIPLFGQLFWLGGNVLVDRKNAYQARKAMQKTTRVLQDDTSIWIFPEGTRNAGEHLMAFKKGAFHMAIEAGVPIVPVCVSRYAGRLSLNSWRQRTVIVRSLPPIATAGMTLQDLPALIEQCRGQMQQCIDRMEGELAKH, from the coding sequence ATGCTTTATTCACTGCGCATGTTCCTGCTGGCGCTGCATTTCCTTGTGGTTGGTGCCCTGGGCCTGGTCATTGGCCTGTGCCGCCCCTTCAACCCCGACAACAGCCGCGTGTTCGCCCGCCTCTACAGCTTGCCGGCCACCTGGCTGATGCGAATCAGGGTCAAGGCCGAAGTCGGCCCGCTGTGGGACCAGCCGCCCGGCTGCGTGATCGTCGCCAACCACCAGTCCAACTTCGACCTGTTCGTGCTGGGCCAGGTGGTACCGCAACGCACCGTGGCCATCGGCAAGAAGAGCCTGGGCTGGATCCCGCTGTTCGGCCAGTTGTTCTGGCTGGGCGGCAATGTACTGGTCGACCGCAAGAACGCCTACCAGGCACGCAAGGCCATGCAGAAGACCACCCGGGTACTGCAGGACGACACCTCGATCTGGATTTTCCCCGAAGGCACACGCAATGCAGGCGAGCATCTGATGGCATTCAAGAAAGGCGCCTTTCACATGGCCATCGAGGCTGGCGTGCCAATCGTGCCGGTGTGCGTCAGCCGCTATGCAGGGCGCCTGAGCCTGAACAGCTGGCGCCAGCGCACGGTAATCGTGCGCTCGCTGCCACCGATCGCAACGGCGGGCATGACCCTGCAGGACCTGCCGGCGCTGATCGAACAGTGCCGGGGGCAGATGCAGCAATGCATCGACCGCATGGAAGGGGAACTGGCCAAGCACTAG
- a CDS encoding crotonase/enoyl-CoA hydratase family protein yields MSELITYHAEDGIVTLTLNNGKVNAISPDVIAAFNAALDRATEERAVVIITGQPGILSGGYDLKVMTSGPKEAISLVTAGSTLARRLLSHPFPVVVACPGNAVAKGAFLLLSGDYRIGVEGPYKVCLNEVQIGMTMHHAGIELARDRLRRSAFHRSMINAEVFDPQGAVDAGFLDKVVPAEQLQDAALAAARELKKLNMLAHKNTKLKVRKGLLEALDKAIELDQQHMG; encoded by the coding sequence ATGAGCGAGCTGATTACCTACCACGCCGAAGACGGCATCGTTACCCTGACCCTGAACAACGGCAAGGTCAACGCCATCTCGCCAGACGTCATCGCTGCCTTCAACGCCGCGCTCGACCGCGCCACCGAAGAGCGCGCAGTGGTGATCATCACCGGGCAGCCAGGCATCTTGTCAGGCGGCTACGACCTCAAGGTGATGACCAGCGGCCCCAAGGAGGCGATCAGCCTGGTCACCGCCGGCTCCACCCTCGCCCGCCGCCTGCTGTCGCACCCGTTCCCGGTGGTGGTCGCCTGCCCGGGCAACGCCGTGGCCAAGGGTGCCTTCCTGCTGCTGTCTGGCGACTACCGCATTGGCGTCGAAGGGCCATACAAGGTGTGCCTGAACGAAGTGCAGATCGGCATGACCATGCACCATGCCGGCATCGAGCTGGCCCGCGACCGCCTGCGCCGCTCGGCCTTCCACCGCTCGATGATCAATGCCGAGGTGTTTGACCCGCAGGGTGCGGTGGATGCCGGCTTCCTCGACAAGGTGGTGCCGGCCGAGCAGTTGCAGGATGCGGCACTGGCGGCGGCGCGAGAGCTGAAGAAGCTGAACATGCTGGCGCACAAGAACACCAAGCTGAAGGTGCGCAAAGGGTTGCTGGAAGCGCTGGACAAGGCGATCGAGCTGGACCAGCAGCATATGGGCTAG
- a CDS encoding TonB-dependent siderophore receptor, whose translation MPPRHPRLPLSLLSLGLALHCPHVLAEDSVLLAPLQVSDTYANDGYQARQAAVGGFQPAPLLDTPASVSVFSQQLLEDRQVRKLSEVLQSDASVGESYAPIGYYENFNVRGFELNAASSYRINGQTIAGEQNVALENKQQVELLKGLSGLQSGVSEPGGLVNYVTKRAEDVRSITVSTNEQGARYLATDLGGWFGSERQFGLRANLAHEDIRSYVDHADGKRDFASLAFDWQINPDATLQLDAEYQHREQRSVPGYQLLGGSEVPHGIDPDDRLAYQHWAKPVQNDSLNLGGRFEYRFNEAWTGTLSASRSKVVIDDYSSFAWGSSEGAFFGSNGDYDIYDFRSPDDTRRTDEALAMLNGRFDALGVGHELTVGTSAQRRTLDQRPSYMEWIGTGNIHTGAPAFDPSDKPIRSSERRLDSRQYGLFVSDRISFNEQWQTLLGAREVRLDESTWDENGVAGRHTRQYELLPNAALIYKPQPDTTLYVSYAKGLSAGGTAPWFASNAAEILAPTTSHQLELGLKHDWQGLSFSAALFQIRQAYQYARPDGADKFTYVQQGQQKNTGLELGASGWVTSNLRVQASAAAIRARVQNSGTDAYEGHQAINVPRFRAALQAEYTLPVPGLALLGGARYSASKYASQAGSVEVGGYTVFDVGSRYRTRIGGYDTVLRLTVDNVFDKRYWRDVGDYLGDNYLFQGAPRTARLSASVSF comes from the coding sequence ATGCCCCCGCGTCACCCTCGCCTGCCCCTGAGCCTGCTCAGCCTGGGCCTGGCCCTGCATTGCCCTCATGTGCTTGCCGAAGACAGCGTGTTACTGGCCCCGCTGCAGGTGTCCGACACCTACGCCAACGACGGCTACCAGGCACGCCAGGCAGCAGTAGGTGGCTTCCAGCCCGCGCCCCTGCTCGACACCCCTGCTTCGGTCAGCGTGTTCAGCCAGCAACTGCTGGAAGACCGCCAGGTGCGCAAGCTCAGCGAAGTGCTGCAAAGCGACGCCTCGGTGGGCGAAAGCTACGCCCCCATCGGTTACTACGAAAACTTCAACGTGCGCGGCTTCGAGCTGAATGCCGCCAGCAGCTACCGCATCAATGGCCAGACCATCGCCGGCGAGCAGAACGTAGCTCTGGAGAACAAGCAGCAGGTGGAGCTGCTCAAGGGCCTGTCCGGGCTGCAGAGCGGCGTGTCGGAGCCGGGCGGCTTGGTCAACTACGTGACCAAGCGCGCCGAAGACGTGCGCAGTATCACGGTTTCGACCAACGAACAGGGCGCACGCTACCTGGCCACCGACCTGGGCGGCTGGTTCGGCAGCGAGCGGCAGTTCGGCCTGCGCGCCAACCTGGCCCATGAAGACATCCGCTCCTATGTCGACCATGCCGATGGCAAGCGCGACTTCGCCTCGCTGGCCTTCGACTGGCAGATCAACCCGGATGCCACCCTGCAACTGGATGCCGAATACCAGCACCGCGAACAGCGCTCGGTACCCGGTTACCAGTTGCTCGGTGGCAGCGAAGTGCCCCACGGCATCGACCCGGACGACCGCCTGGCCTACCAGCACTGGGCCAAGCCGGTGCAGAACGATTCGCTGAACCTGGGCGGGCGCTTCGAGTACCGTTTCAACGAGGCCTGGACCGGGACCTTGAGTGCCTCGCGCAGCAAGGTGGTTATCGATGACTACAGCTCGTTTGCCTGGGGCTCGAGCGAAGGCGCGTTCTTCGGCAGCAATGGCGACTACGACATTTACGACTTCCGCAGCCCCGACGACACCCGCCGCACCGACGAGGCGCTGGCCATGCTCAATGGGCGTTTCGATGCGCTGGGGGTAGGGCATGAGCTGACCGTGGGCACCAGTGCACAGCGGCGCACGCTGGATCAGCGCCCCAGCTATATGGAATGGATAGGCACAGGCAACATCCACACCGGCGCGCCGGCCTTTGATCCATCCGACAAGCCCATCAGGTCTAGCGAACGTCGCCTGGACAGCCGCCAGTACGGCCTGTTCGTCAGCGACCGTATCAGCTTCAACGAGCAATGGCAGACCTTACTGGGCGCTCGTGAAGTGCGCCTGGATGAAAGCACCTGGGACGAAAACGGGGTGGCCGGCCGCCATACCCGGCAATACGAATTGCTGCCCAATGCCGCGCTCATCTACAAGCCGCAACCGGATACCACCTTGTACGTCAGCTACGCCAAAGGCCTTTCAGCCGGCGGCACGGCCCCCTGGTTTGCCAGCAACGCAGCCGAAATCCTCGCGCCGACGACCTCGCACCAGCTTGAACTGGGCCTCAAGCACGACTGGCAAGGGCTGAGCTTCAGCGCCGCACTGTTCCAGATCCGCCAGGCATACCAGTACGCCCGCCCGGACGGCGCCGACAAATTCACCTACGTGCAGCAAGGCCAGCAGAAGAACACCGGCCTGGAGCTGGGCGCCAGCGGCTGGGTAACCTCGAACCTGCGGGTGCAAGCCAGCGCTGCGGCGATTCGGGCGCGGGTGCAGAACAGCGGTACCGATGCCTATGAAGGCCACCAGGCGATCAACGTGCCCAGGTTCCGGGCGGCGCTGCAGGCGGAATACACCCTGCCGGTGCCGGGGTTGGCACTGCTGGGCGGGGCGCGCTACAGCGCCAGCAAGTATGCGAGCCAGGCGGGGAGCGTGGAGGTTGGCGGGTATACGGTGTTCGATGTGGGTAGCCGCTACCGCACGCGCATCGGGGGGTATGACACGGTGCTGCGGCTGACTGTGGATAACGTGTTCGACAAGCGTTACTGGCGCGATGTGGGGGATTACCTGGGGGATAACTACCTGTTCCAGGGAGCGCCGCGGACGGCTCGGCTGTCGGCTTCGGTCAGCTTCTAG